Part of the Labilibaculum antarcticum genome, ATAATATCGAGCTAAGTAATAATAATATAAGTAATGTTTTTTTCATTATTCTAGGTGCTTACTGTAAAGTTAAAACCTCTGTTGTAGATCTAAAAATTACTTATTGTGAATGTTTTATCTTATCTTTGTGATATATATTACATCATTATGTTGATACAACCAAAGGACTCTATTTTTTCCAATTGTGAAATTTGTACAGACAAGTCTTGTGCGGTTCAAACGCTGTCGAGAGATGATCTAGCTTTGTTGAGTGATAACTACCATGAGACATCATTCGAAAAGGGCGAAATAATCTTGTCGAAAGGTTCTTTTGTAGATCATGTGGTATACTTACGTCGCGGACTTGTTAAGGAATATGGAAAGGGCGAACACAAGCAAGAGTATATATTACAAGTGATTAAACCTCAATCTTATTTAGGATTGCATTCTATATTTAGTAACAGTTCAAATCACTATTCCTATATGGCTTTAACTAATGTAACGGTTTGTTATATTAAACTACCTGTTTTTTCTAAATTTATTAAAGAAAATGGAAGGTTTAGTTATGAGATATTGTCTTCGGTATGTAATGATAGTTTGCGAAATTATCATCGTTTTATCGATCAGCATCAAAAGAAGATATTCGGAAAGGTTGCTGATGCTTTATTGTATTTTTCCAGTGTTATTTTTGAATCTTCAAATTTCACCTTACCTCTTAGCCGTAAAGAAATTGCTCACATGATTGGTACCAGTAGAGAAAGTGTATCAAAACAGATTTGTGGGTTTGAAGCAGATCAAATTATTAAAGTAAACGGTCGTAGTATTTTCATTTTGGATATGGAGAAATTGAAACAAATCAGCAGGGTCGGATAATTTGTAATACTTCAAATACCTAAATGTTGGTATTTATCATCTCTTGTATTTTTTGCAACTTCGCGCTTGAACATTTCGCTGGATTGCTTTTTTGAGCAACTTTTAATTCTATTTCATTTCAGTAAAGAGGTTCCGCGATACTAATCTTGAATTTTATATGAATTGGCTGAAAAAAAACTGGGACTGGATTTTAGTTTGTGTCATTGCGTTTGTACCTCTTTTCAGCTTATATGAATTGGCAAATTTCAATTTCGAGAATAATAATTACGATTTTCTCATTTTTGATGATTATGAATATCCTCCGCACATAGCTGAACAAATGGATTTTGATACCATCCCAGGTATTAAATTTGCGATTCATACTACAGGAGAATGGGCCATTCGTTTTCTGATTACCATCTTACTGTGCACACCTGTGCGAATTCTTTTTGGGTGGACGTGCAGTCTCTATACTCGTCAGGCAATAGGCATAACGACAGGTATTTACGTGCTTCTTCATTTTTCCTTATTTCTAAAATATGAGGGATTCTTTGCTATTTTTAGTGAACCGGAATTGGTGCTGGGATTTTTGGCAGGAATTATAGTGGTTGCGCTAATGATTACCTCAAATAAAAGATCCATGAAGCTATTGAAAAAGGCATGGAAGAAGCTTCACCGAATGGCCTACGTGGCCGCAGGCTTAGTTCTTTTGCATGTGATATTACTCAAAGAAGACTGGCTTGTTTATGCTTGTATATTGGGTTTGGGTTTTCTAATTAGATACAAACCAATTCGTTCTCGTTTAGAAGAGTTGCGCCTGAAAAAAGCCTGATAATCGAATTTTTTGAGTGATCTTCTGATTTCAGAAGGGGTAACTTGAAAAAAATTACTAATTTCAGGTCTTTAATCCCCAACTAAGCTAATCCTTCATGAATTTTTTGTTGAAAATTAAGTTTCTCTATTTGCTCCTCTTTATTTTATTGATATCATGCTCATCTGGTGATAAATCAAAGAATTCAATTAGTGTATTTGCGGCGGCAAGTGTTACCAATGTAATGACAGAGATTGCGGGAGAATTTAAAAATGAAACAGGTATACGTATTCAGTTAAATTTTGCATCATCAGGTATATTGGCCAGACAAATTGAAAGTGGTGCTGGTTTTGATTACTATGTGTCTGCAAGTAAGGAGTGGATGGATTATTTGGATTCTATGCAATTGGTTAATCGAAATTCGATTAGTAGCATCGCTGGAAATAGAATGGTAGCGATCGTGCCAATAGAGAATAAGGAGTTATTTATTGATTCGGTTTCGATTGTTAATTTCCCCGATCTCTTTAAAGGTCGTATTTCAATTGGTGATCCAGCTCATGTTCCTGCAGGTAAATATGCTCAACAAATTATGAGTTCAAATTCTTGGGAAGTAAAATTAGCGAAACGAATATTACCAGCTAAAAATGTACGGGATGCACTCTTTATGGTCGAAATGGGAGAGGTTGAAATGGGAATGGTGTATTCGTCGGACGCGCAGAAATCTAAAAAAGTAAGAACAGTTTATGAATTTGCAGTTGCCGATTGTGACCCGATACTTTATTATGGTGCAGGAAAAATAAAATCTGATGAAAATTTAAAAGCTTTTCTAACTTTTTTAGAGGGAGATAAAGCCAAGTTGATTTGGAAAAGGAATGGCTTTAAAATAAACTAATTATGGAGAATTGGTTCGTGTTTTCGGAAACAGAAATGAGTGCAATAGGCCTTTCTTTTAAAGTGGCTTTGTGGTGTGCTATTCTGGTTTTACCAATGGCAATTTTGACTGGCTGGTGGCTGGCCCGTAAATCATTTAGAGGAAAGTCTTTAATTGAGGGTTTTGTAAATTTACCATTGGTACTGCCACCTGTTGCAACAGGATTCGTTTTGTTGCTTTTGCTGGGTTCAAAAGGGCTGATAGGTCAGTTTATATATGAATGGTTTGGAATACGAATTGCCTTTACCTATTATGCTGCTGTAATTGCCTCTATGATTGTGTCTTTTCCCTTGGCTGTTCGTGCCATTCGTCTTTCAATAGAAATGGTAGATCCGGGTTTCGAAGAAGCCGCGAAGACATTAGGCGCCAGCACGTTTCAGAGTTTCGTGAGAGTGACTTTGCCCTTAGCTTTGCCAGGTATTATCAGTGGCTTTGTTCTTTCGTTTGCACGATCATTGGGTGAGTTTGGTGCGACCATCATTTTTGCAGGAAATATATCCGGAGAAACACAGACAATACCATTGGCTCTTTTTAATCAGATTCAGGTTCCAGGAATGGAAAGTTCAGCATTCCGATTGCTTTTGGTTGCTGTGGTGTTTTCTTTTTTGGCTATGTCTGTTTCTGAATATTTAGTGAAGAAATTATACAAGCGAATTTAGCTTTGTAAAACCTATTTTAAGAACGAAAAAAAATCTGTTGTTTATGCACGCTTTATCGGCACATTTAAAACGTAAAAAAGGCAATTTCTCTTTGGATATTGAAGTTGATTTCTTTCGGGGAATTACTGGGGTATTTGGTCCGTCGGGAGCAGGTAAAACAACTTTAATGCACTTATTGGTTGGTTTAGAGAAGCCCGATGAAGGATTTTTGCAGATTGACGATATCTTGTTGGTAGATACTGTAAAGAACATAAATGAGCCTGCCCGAAATCGTAAAATTGGATATGTGTTTCAGGAAGGACGATTATTTCCTCACATGACTGTTCGGAAAAATCTGCTCTTTGCCACAAAGTACGTACCTAAAGGCAAACAAGTTATTGAATTTGCCGAATTGGTAAACTTATTGGAATTAAATAATTTGCTTGAAAAGCGACCCAAACAATTATCCGGAGGAGAAAAGCAAAGAGTGGCGATAGGGAGGGCTTTACTCAGTTCTCCTAAGCTTTTGCTGATGGATGAACCGTTTTCCTCTCTGGATGTAAAGTTGCGTAGACAGATTATTCCTTACCTGATTAAGATCAATCGAAAATTCAACATACCAATGCTTGTTGTAAGTCATGATTTGCCTGATTTACTAAGTTTGACCCGAGAGTTGTTTCTGCTCAAAAATGGACGTGTTCTTGGGCACGGAAACTATCTTGATTTGATTGAGCAGGAGAATATGTTTGATGTAATGCGGGGTGCTGGTTTAATGAATGTGCTTCAATTTAAGGTGGATGCTCACGATAAGGAAAATGGACTAAGCATTTTAACGAACAAGGATGCTAGTCAGGAAATTAGCATTGAGCGGGAAATGGTAAGTGATTGTTGCCAAATTGGTGATGAAATTAATGTGTCACTTCGACCTGAAGATATTTCTTTAACCTTGGAGAGGATCCCAAATATTTCCATCAGAAATCAGTTGCCGGGAACAATAATGAAAATAATTGAGAAAGATAATCGGATCTATTGCCTTGTTGATGTTGGCTTTAAATTGCTTGTTTCAATTACACATGCTTCTTTGTTAAAAATGGAGCTTACCAAAGGAAAACAGGTGTGGTGTTTGTTTAAATCAATGGCCTTGCAAACTAATATTTGAAATAATTATGAATTGCAAATTTTAATTTTGTGCTAACTGCTACTACTTGCTCACTGATACTTCTTGCAAAGCGGTCGTAACATTCCCTCTAATCCATTTAGTTTTATTTCATACATGGAAGCAAGCATTTCTCCTAATTTCCCAGCAGGAAATCCTTTTTGTCGGTACCAAACCAAATAAGGTTCAGGAATATCAATTAAATATCGACCTTTGTATTTTCCATAGGGCATTCTCATTTGAATTAATTTAATTAATTCTTCATTCATGAAAGCCCCATCTATATTTTCCATAATCGTTTGTTGATTGTTTGCTGTAAAGATATTTTAGATTTTTAAGATACAAGAGATTTTAGCATGAAATTTGTACTTGACATTATGGATAATTTTCGCATAACTTTATTAATCTTTAAAAGTAATTCGAGATGAAGACATTAGAAAAACAAAATATAGGAAAGGAAATCTTGTGCAAATGGCAAGATGAAATTGATCTGCTTGAGGATTTATTAAAGGTGTCTGCAATTCTAATTATGAAATTGCATCCTCACGAATTGGAAGTTCTTGTTAGTTCGCGTAACGAGAATAACCCTTATTCAATTGGAGACAGAGGAGAGCTTAGTATTGGTTCGTACTGCGATTCGGTTGTTGCGAGCAAAGCTAAAGTTTACATTGAAGATGCCTTATCAGATGATTTTTGGAAGGATAAACTCAAGTATAACAATGGCATGTGTTGCTATTTGGGCTTGCCAATTCTATATCCTAACGAGGAATTGTTCGGAACCATATGTGTCTTAAATAAGGAATATAGAGAATTTAATGATTTAGATCAGAAATTAGTTAATCATTTCCGGAAAAGTATTGAGTCTGATTTACTTATTAATGAGTAGAATGATATCATTCGCAAGCCTCAATTTATTAAACGGAGCTACTCGGCAAAACCGCCACCAATTAATTTATCACCAATGTAGAATGCGACTGGTTGCCCGGGTGCAATTGCCCATGCCGGATCCTCTAATTTCACTTCCAGTTCTTTACCATTGATGATATGTATTGTGCTGTATTTTTGTGGATTTCGGCCCAATCCCCGCACAATGGTGTTAATATTTGGCAACTGACTGTCAGCAATATTATTGAAATAATAATCGGAAACCTTTATATTCATTCGATTCAAATCATCTTTCTTTTCCAGGATAAGGGTGTTGCTACTGGCATCAATCTTACTCACCATTAAGCCCGATTTTTCTTCCAGGTCCAGACCTCTTTTCTGACCAATTGTGTAGTAGGGATATCCATCGTGCCAACCCAAATGATTGCCTTTGGTATCGGTTACTTTTCCCCGGCCGATTTTCTGATCCAGATCAGGAATCATTTCTTGTAAAAAGTCGCGGTAATCCATGTGATCCATAAAACAGATGCCCATGCTTTCCTTTTTCTTGGCAACTTCGGCATAATTGTAGTTTCGAGCCAATTCACGCACTTCCGTTTTAGTATATTTTCCTAAAGGAGTAATTGTTCTCGATAAAATATCTTGTCCCAAATTCCAAAGGAAGTAAGATTGATCTTTCGCAGGATCTTTTCCTTTGTGGATATAGAAATTATCCGATTCCTTGATAATCTGAATGTAATGTCCAGTAGCAATAAATTCACAATTCAGCTCATTGGCTTTCTCCAAAAGTAATTTCCATTTCAGTTGCGGATTGCACTGAATACATGGACTGGGAGTTCGTCCGGCCATGTATTCATCCAAAAAGAACTGAATAATGGTTTCTCTAAATTCTCTGCGGGCATCAATCACATGATGTTCGATACCTAACTGATGCGCCAATTTTTGAGCATCAACAATAAAATCGGGTAGAGGATCAGTAGGATCAAATGAATTGTTTGGGCCAAAAAACCACAAAGAAACACCAATAACCTGATAGCCTTGTTCTTTTAGCATCATCGCTGCTACCGAAGAATCGGTTCCTCCGCTCATTCCCAATACAAGTCTGCCTTTTGTGTTCATCCCCTCGTTCATATCATCATCCATTTTGTAATCCGGTGCAAAAATATCTCTTTAAAATCTGATAACAAAATCATTCTTGTCGGGGAAATCATAATGAATATCGAAAAAATAAGTAGTTATCGTGGCTTTTTCCTATTTTGGGCGAGTAAAATAAAAGTATAAACAACAAATCACACAAAATGAATATTAAAAAATTGTCAGGTGGGATTTTGAGCGCAGGTTTAGCGCTTTCCATCATGGTAAGTTGTGCTGAAAAAGCACCAAAAGGTACAGGCGTACTGAATAAAGAAGACATGAACCTTGCAGTGAATCCTGGTGATAATTTCTTCGAATATGCCAATGGTACTTGGATGAAAAATACACCAATTCCTGCTGATAAAAGTCGATATGGTGCTTTTGATATTTTAGGGGAAAGCGCTAATGAAGCTGTGCATAATATTATGGAAGAGGCTGCTAAAGCGGAGAATGCCGAGCCTGGAAGTAACTTGAAGAAAATTCAGGACTTCTATGCAACTGCCATGGATGTTGAGAAAATTGATAAAGTAGGGATTCAGCCTTTGCTTCCTGAGTTCGCACAAATAGCTTCCGTGCAAAATGCAACAGACTTACGTAATGAATTGCTGCATCTTCATAAAATGGGTGTTAGTGCTTTGTTTGGTGCAGGTGTTGACCAGGATATGAAGAATACGACAGTTAACCGTATGTATGTTTCGGAAGATGGTCTTTCCTTATCTGATCGTGATTACTATGTTGCCGATAACGAGACTAGTGAAAATATCCGTAAAGAGTTTGTGAAGCATGTTGCCAAGATGTTTGAATTGATTGGTGATGATGCAGAAGTAGCTCAAAGCAATGCCGGGAGAATCATGAAATTTGAAACTCGCATGGCAGAAAAATTCAATACTCGTTTGGAGAATAAAGATTATCCCGCGATGTACAATCCTAAAACTCTTGAAGAACTAGAAAAAGAATATCCAAATTTTGCATGGGCTACTTATTTCAAGGAATTGGGTGCTGACATTAAAGAATATGTTATTATAACTCACCCTCGTTTTATGGCTGAGTTGAATAATATGTTGGTTGATGAAAAAATGGATGATATTAAATTGTATCTGAAATGGAAAGTGTTAAACGATGCTGCAGGTGCTGTTGGTTCTGAATTGGAAAAGCAAAATTTCGCTTTTTTCGGAACTACCCTAACAGGTGCAACCGAACAGCAGCCACGTTGGAGACGTATGTCTAATTCGACAGGTTCTGTTTTAGGTGAAGCAGTGGGTCAGTTATACGTTGAGAAATATTTTCCACCACAAGCTAAAGTGAGAATGGACGAATTGGTGAACAATTTGAAAATCGCTTTGCGCGGAAGAATTGAAAAATTAGAGTGGATGAGCGAAGACACCCGAATTCAAGCATTGGCGAAGTTAGATGCTTTTGGTGTGAAGATTGGTTATCCTGATAAATGGGAAGATTATTCGAAACTAGAAGTTGGAACGAACTCATATATTGAAAACCTTTGGAATGCGGCTCGTTTTAGTTCCGAAAAGGACATTGCCAAATTAGGAGAACCAGTAGACACAGAGAAATGGGGCATGACTCCACAAACGGTGAATGCATATTATCATCCACTATTGAATGAAGTCGTATTTCCAGCTGCAATTCTTCAACCTCCTTTCTTTTACATGAATGGTGATGATGCCGTAAACTACGGTGCAATTGGTGTGGTTATTGGTCACGAAATGACTCATGGTTTTGATGATTCTGGTCGTCAATTCGATAAGGATGGCAACATGAGAGACTGGTGGACTGCCGAGGATACAGATAAGTTTAACGCAAAAGCTGAGAAATTAGTTGAGCAATTTAACGGTTTTCAGGCATTCGATGATTTACATGTTGATGGTAAATTGACATTGGGTGAGAACATTGCTGATTACGGTGGGTTAACCATTTCGATGGAAGCCTACAAAATGGCATTGAATGGTAAGAAGCCTGCAGATATTGATGGTTTTAATAACATGCAACGTTTCTTTCTTGCTTACTCTAAAGTTTGGAGAGGTAATGTAAGAGATACGTATTTACGAAAATTGATCAAAGAAGATGAGCATTCTCCTGGAGAATACCGTGTGAATGGTGGATTATTCAATATTCCTGAATTTTATGCTGCTTTCGAAATTAGTCCGGAAGCTCCTTTGTACCGAACAGAAGAGCAAAGAGCTGACATTTGGTAAGAAATTTTCGGATCTAAATAATTTAAACTGTCTCAAGAAATTGGGGCGGTTTTTTTATGCTTTAACTCGAGTAGTTTATATAAATGAATCAGGACTAAAATTCATGTTAAAATCAATAAAGTTGATTTATAGTTGAATAATATTAAAATAAGTTTTATATTTATTGAATAAATTGTAATGATATGAATAAAAAACTGCCGATTAATTGTCCCAGTTGTGAATCGGGACTTAAAGTAAATAGTTTGCATTGCGAAAGCTGCGATACAACTATAACAGGACTATTCGAATTGCCAATCTTATTAAAGCTTGGTAATAAGGATCAAGCTTTTATTCTGGATTTTATAAAAAGTAGTGGGAGTCTAAAAGTAATGGCCGAGAAATTAAAGCTAAGTTATCCTACTGTGAGAAATATGCTAGACGAACTCATCACCAAAATTGAAAAATTGCAAGATCATGATTCAAAAAATCTTTAACCCTTTTGTTTACATTGCAGGATTAAAATCTTTACTAAATGGACTGTTGATCATTCTTGCAACATCCATTGTTGGGTATCTAAGTCATACTCATTTTCCCGATATCATATCCGTAAAGATTGGTTTCTCTTCTCCGGTTTGGTATTTTGTTGTTCAGTCATTACTCAATTGGCTATCCATATCAATACTCCTTTATTTGGCCGCAATTATCTTGTCAAAATCATCTGTTCGCATGCTCGATATTTTTGGAACACAAGCTTTGGCACGATATCCATATTTTTTTGCAGCCTTTTTCGCTTTTTCTGATTCGATGCAGGAGTTTAGTTCGTTTTTAACGTGGACTTTTCTTCATTCAGGAGAACCTGTTGAGATATCAACTTTTAGCGTGATACTTGCCATTACTTTAATCATTTTAACACTTTTGCTAACCATTTGGATGGTAACTTTAATGTTTAATGCCTACAAGATTTCTGCGAATTTGAAAGGGGCAAAGTTGGTAACATCATTCATAGTGGCAATGATTGGGGCAATGATTTTATCTGGTTATTTAAGCAGTATTTTAATCCAAAATATTCAATAAAATGAAAAAACTTGTATTGTTAACAGCATTTCTGGTAAGTGTATTGTGCACTCATGCACAGCAAACTGATACAACCTATGTTCAGGTTGAAGGAACAAGCTTGCATTGCGTTCTAAGCAAGGAAGCCAGCTCTACAGCATCTCCGTTGGTGATTATTGTTGCGGGTTCGGGACCAACCGATTTGAATGGGAACCAACCTGGCATGCAAAACAATAGCTTGCGATTATTATCCGAAGCTCTTGTGTCGAAAGGGATATCAACATTACGATTCGATAAAAGAGCTATTGCAAAAAGTGCTTATGCCGATTTTAAAGAGGAAGATTTAAATATTGATCAATATGCTAATGATCTTACCAAATTAATTAAGCATGCTGGGCAAAAAGGATTTACGGATATTTATGTGGCAGGGCACAGTGAAGGATCTTTGCTTGCATTATTGGCAATTCAGAAGGTAAAAGTGAAAGGATTCGTATCCATTGCCGGAGCAGGAAGGTCGGCCGATTTGATTCTTAAAGAACAGTTGAAACCTAAATTACCACCTGAGTTTTACTTGAAGGTGGAATTAATTATAGACAGTCTGAAAATGGGTGAATTGGTTAAAAATACTCCTCCCGAATTGAACGCTTTGTTTCGAGCCTCAGTTCAGCCTTACCTAATCTCTTGGTTTAAATACAGCCCGAGCGACCTAATTGCGAATTTAACTTGTCCTATATTAATCCTTCAGGGTGATAAAGATATTCAGGTTGGGCTAGAGGATGCCAATAAGTTGAAAGCAGCATCATCAAATGCGGAATTGGTTGTTGTGAACAACATGAATCATGTGCTAAAAACCATTGAAATGGGAATGCAGGAAAATATCGCATCCTATACCAATCCAATTCTTCCGGTGAATACCGATTTGGTAGAAGCTATTGCTAATTTTATTAAAGAATAAGAAGGCAAGTCAGAAAACTTCTTAAAAGTAAAACTGTCTCAAGTAATTGAGACGGTTTTTTTTATGCTTTAAGTTTCTGAGGTTTTATTGAACCACCAGCTAAAGCAGGTGGGAAGGGATGGAATTGTAGGGTGATATACAGATAGACCTGTCAGGTCTTTTCGTTTCAAACATACAAATGCTAACAGGTCCAAAGACGCTGTCAGGTTTCAATGCAGTGAAGTGTGGGTAACCTAAACCTGTCAGCGTCTGAAAGACCTGACAGCGTTAAAATTCCAAAACCGCATCTCAAATAGCATTGGTTATGGCTTTTTGAGTCTAGAGGACTTGCATGCTTGTAGAAAAGCTAAGCTATATACATTCAAACGCTTACAGGTCTAAGGATGCTGTCAGGTTTTAAGGAAATGGTAAACGCAAAACCTGTAAGCCTTAAGATTCCAAAACCACAACTTCATTTTTCGCACCTTTTTGATTTTCTGATCAGGAGAATTTTGAATATTGTCATAAGAAGTCTATACTCTTTGATGAAATCGACGATTTCTTTGGACTTTACTACAGATAGACCTGACAGGTTTCTAAAACCTGTCAGGTCTTTTCGTTTCAAACATTCAAACGCTTACAGGTCCAAGGACGCTGTCAGGTTTCAATGCAGTGAAGTTTGGGTAAACACAAAACCTGTCAGCGTCTGAAAGACCTGACGGCGTTAAAATTCCAAAAGCCCATCTTCATTTTTCGCACCTTTTTGATTTTCTGATCAAGAGAATTTTGAATATTGTCATAAGAAGTCTATACCCTTTGATGAAATCGACGATTTCTTTGGACTTTACTACAGATAGACCTGACAGGTCTTTTCGTTTCAAACATTCAAACGCTAACAGGTCCAAGGACGCTGTCAGGTTTCAATGCAGTGAAGTTTGAGTAACCAAAACCTGTCAGCGTTAAAATTCCCAAACCGCATCTCAAATAGCATTGGTTATGGCTTTTTGAGTCTAGAGGACTTGCATGCTTGTAGAAAAACTAAGCTATATACATTCAAACGCTTACAGGTCTAAGGATGCTGTCAGGTTTTAAGGAAGTGGTAAACGCAAAACCTGTAAGCCTTAAGATTCCAAAAGCCCATCTTCATTTTTCGCACCTTTTTGATTTTCTGATCAAGAGAATTTTGAATATTGTCATAAGAAGTCTATACCCTTTGATGAAATCGACGATTTCTTTGGACTTTACTACAGATAGACCTGACAGGTCTTTTCGTTTCAAACATTCAAACGCTTACAGGTCCAAAGACGCTGTCAGGTTTCAATGCAGTGAAGTTTGAGTAATCAAAACCTGTCAGCGTCTAAAAGACCTGACAGTGTTAAAATTCCAAAACGACGCTGACCGATTTAATGAAGAGTCAAACTGATTTCAATTTACATCCATTTCTTGTTGGATGTCTCAACATGATAAAGGATGTAGTTCATCAGTTTATTTGCAATATCTTCCTGGATGTAAGGGATATCTATTTGTCCTGATGCATTGTTTACTCGTAATGAAGCCAAGCCTCTTCGTTTTTGAAAAAACGTTTGTCTAAAATCAACAGATTGTGTTTTAAAGGCTTCGGATTGTTGCCACTCAGTATTTATCCCTCCTTTGCCAACGATCAATTGTGATTTATTAAATTGAAAATAGCTTTTTCGGACCATCACCCAGCAGTACACCGCTGATATAGCCAGCCAAAATGTTCCTGCAATCAGCCATAAAGGCTCAATAATATACAATGGAGTTGCGAGTGCTGCAGGAAACAATCCTCTTTGGAACCATAACAAATTGAAATATCTGCGGTGTGAATAAATCTTTTCGCTGTAATCAGGCAGATCTCCCTTAAATACTTCATTTCGGATGCTTTCAATATGCTTCTCCAAACAACCGGGAGCATCAATCACTTGTTTTTGCTGTACTTGTTTACTCACAGCTTGTTTAAAGCTGATTTTAAATATACCAAACATCTTTTTTATGGGTCCGGTTTCCCAGTTGAGCTGTTGTACTTTGCTGAATGGAAGCAAAACCTTGCGCTTATTAAACAGGCCAGCGGTTATGCGGTAATTTTGTTGGTACTTAACAAGTTTAAAATCGTAATATTTTATGACCGTGAACAGGAGTGTTGCGAAGATCGATATTGCCAGAGCGAAAATAATTAATGCCGTAAAAATTAATATGCCTGAGTTGGATATAATGTTTTGAACGGAATCGGAATAGGCATCGGTTTCTTTCTGAAATAAATCTTTAATTTGATCCACTATCTGAGAAACGAAAACAAGAATAATTAATCCTGTTTTAAAATGGTTTTGACTTATTCCTATTCGCAATAAATCCGCGGGGCTAAGTTTTATGATTTCTACTTCTTTGCTGGTATCGGAAATTGATTCAGACTTCTCTTCATTCGTATTTTCCTTATGTGATTCCAGGAATTGAGTTAGATGCTCGGTATAGGAACCGCTTAAGGAATAGATCTTTAATTCATTTCCTACCGATCCTGCAGTATCTACTTCAAGCGAATATACATTTAATAGTTGTTGCAAAAGGTTTTGCTTTGTATTCACACTTTGTATGCGTTCCAGTGGTATTGAAAGAACTATTTTGCGCAGGTAGCCTTTTTTAATGATAAATTGATTCCCTTCAATGTAAAAGTAGAAATTCAGGTAGTAAAGAATGACATGAACAAGCATTAACAGGCAAATAATTCCTATTGCCATAGGAATAGTTATTGATGCTGGCAGTAGCTTCTTCTGAGCAAAAATAAGGAGGAGGATAGGCCAAAATACCCGCAATCTTTTTTGAACTTCGAAAACGAAAATCACCAAAATTCCTCGCAAGGCTTGTCGGGTCGGTTTTGTTAAATCGGGTTTACTCATGCTTGCTTACTTTTGATAAGAGGAATGATTCTATTTGGTGGGCCTTATCAGGCAAAAGTCCAGGAATCGAAAGGTCGCTAACACTGCCTCCAGCGGTAAATACTTTAACTCTCGACAAACCAAAACTTTTTTCTATCATGTTCTGACTCACCTCTACATGTTGAATTCTATTAAATGGAATGGTAGTTAGTTTGTAAATAAAAAGTCCACTGCGGTAGGATACATCTTGTTCTCTAAGTAAATATCCTTTTTTAGGAAATCCGAGAATGATGAAGGCTAATTTGCCAATAAATAAAACGGCAAAAATAAAGGGGACAGCTATTACTACTGTAATTGGGATGTTACCCGATGAGATTTGCGTAAAAAGGAAAAAGCCAATCAAAGCGAATACCAAAACTATTGCAGAACCTAT contains:
- a CDS encoding DUF2089 family protein translates to MNKKLPINCPSCESGLKVNSLHCESCDTTITGLFELPILLKLGNKDQAFILDFIKSSGSLKVMAEKLKLSYPTVRNMLDELITKIEKLQDHDSKNL
- the mnmA gene encoding tRNA 2-thiouridine(34) synthase MnmA; the protein is MNEGMNTKGRLVLGMSGGTDSSVAAMMLKEQGYQVIGVSLWFFGPNNSFDPTDPLPDFIVDAQKLAHQLGIEHHVIDARREFRETIIQFFLDEYMAGRTPSPCIQCNPQLKWKLLLEKANELNCEFIATGHYIQIIKESDNFYIHKGKDPAKDQSYFLWNLGQDILSRTITPLGKYTKTEVRELARNYNYAEVAKKKESMGICFMDHMDYRDFLQEMIPDLDQKIGRGKVTDTKGNHLGWHDGYPYYTIGQKRGLDLEEKSGLMVSKIDASSNTLILEKKDDLNRMNIKVSDYYFNNIADSQLPNINTIVRGLGRNPQKYSTIHIINGKELEVKLEDPAWAIAPGQPVAFYIGDKLIGGGFAE
- a CDS encoding PH domain-containing protein, whose translation is MSKPDLTKPTRQALRGILVIFVFEVQKRLRVFWPILLLIFAQKKLLPASITIPMAIGIICLLMLVHVILYYLNFYFYIEGNQFIIKKGYLRKIVLSIPLERIQSVNTKQNLLQQLLNVYSLEVDTAGSVGNELKIYSLSGSYTEHLTQFLESHKENTNEEKSESISDTSKEVEIIKLSPADLLRIGISQNHFKTGLIILVFVSQIVDQIKDLFQKETDAYSDSVQNIISNSGILIFTALIIFALAISIFATLLFTVIKYYDFKLVKYQQNYRITAGLFNKRKVLLPFSKVQQLNWETGPIKKMFGIFKISFKQAVSKQVQQKQVIDAPGCLEKHIESIRNEVFKGDLPDYSEKIYSHRRYFNLLWFQRGLFPAALATPLYIIEPLWLIAGTFWLAISAVYCWVMVRKSYFQFNKSQLIVGKGGINTEWQQSEAFKTQSVDFRQTFFQKRRGLASLRVNNASGQIDIPYIQEDIANKLMNYILYHVETSNKKWM
- a CDS encoding M13 family metallopeptidase; this translates as MNIKKLSGGILSAGLALSIMVSCAEKAPKGTGVLNKEDMNLAVNPGDNFFEYANGTWMKNTPIPADKSRYGAFDILGESANEAVHNIMEEAAKAENAEPGSNLKKIQDFYATAMDVEKIDKVGIQPLLPEFAQIASVQNATDLRNELLHLHKMGVSALFGAGVDQDMKNTTVNRMYVSEDGLSLSDRDYYVADNETSENIRKEFVKHVAKMFELIGDDAEVAQSNAGRIMKFETRMAEKFNTRLENKDYPAMYNPKTLEELEKEYPNFAWATYFKELGADIKEYVIITHPRFMAELNNMLVDEKMDDIKLYLKWKVLNDAAGAVGSELEKQNFAFFGTTLTGATEQQPRWRRMSNSTGSVLGEAVGQLYVEKYFPPQAKVRMDELVNNLKIALRGRIEKLEWMSEDTRIQALAKLDAFGVKIGYPDKWEDYSKLEVGTNSYIENLWNAARFSSEKDIAKLGEPVDTEKWGMTPQTVNAYYHPLLNEVVFPAAILQPPFFYMNGDDAVNYGAIGVVIGHEMTHGFDDSGRQFDKDGNMRDWWTAEDTDKFNAKAEKLVEQFNGFQAFDDLHVDGKLTLGENIADYGGLTISMEAYKMALNGKKPADIDGFNNMQRFFLAYSKVWRGNVRDTYLRKLIKEDEHSPGEYRVNGGLFNIPEFYAAFEISPEAPLYRTEEQRADIW
- a CDS encoding alpha/beta hydrolase family protein; translated protein: MKKLVLLTAFLVSVLCTHAQQTDTTYVQVEGTSLHCVLSKEASSTASPLVIIVAGSGPTDLNGNQPGMQNNSLRLLSEALVSKGISTLRFDKRAIAKSAYADFKEEDLNIDQYANDLTKLIKHAGQKGFTDIYVAGHSEGSLLALLAIQKVKVKGFVSIAGAGRSADLILKEQLKPKLPPEFYLKVELIIDSLKMGELVKNTPPELNALFRASVQPYLISWFKYSPSDLIANLTCPILILQGDKDIQVGLEDANKLKAASSNAELVVVNNMNHVLKTIEMGMQENIASYTNPILPVNTDLVEAIANFIKE